A window of the Lentimicrobiaceae bacterium genome harbors these coding sequences:
- the yidC gene encoding membrane protein insertase YidC, with protein sequence MNKNTIIGIILIFGIMIGYTYLMAPSEAQKLAQQRAQDSIIALQQKESEIAKAAVANQDSLAAVARAADTLAPAGQAALSASGLGEKLGPFAVSGTGVQQNYIVETDKLRLTFDSKGGRISKVELIGYKTFDGKPLLLFNPDSSDFNLSFFTDVRPVNTTNLYFTPAWTDKRFEGQTEMKITGEDSLQFAMRLYAGISDSVKLPGSYIEFLYTINASKYMLGYSVNFVGMENIIAPNTKEMNISWMTRQLRQEKSLKNEKINSSIYYRHSDGEVDYLSETKDDSKNVNTRLKWVSFKQQFFSSTLIAEDVFLNADMKKTGEQAKETGYLQLMETTLALPFNPAMDKQLNMSFYFGPNKYNILRKYKLDLERQIPLGWSFFLMQWINRFAVIPVFNFLEGFNLNYGIIILVLTILLKIVLLPIAYKTYLSSAKMRLLKPEIDEISAKFPKKDDAMKKQQATMALYKKAGVNPMAGCVPMLLQFPILLAMFRFFPASIELRQESFLWATDLSSYDSVLDLPFNIPFYGDHVSLFTLLMTISTIIYTKINNDMMSTGNQMPGMKTMMYLMPIMFLGFFNDYSSGLSYYYLLANLMTFAQMFLIRRFVNEDKLHAQLQENKKKPVKKSNFQKRLEEMAKNQGRK encoded by the coding sequence ATGAATAAAAATACAATAATTGGTATAATCCTGATATTTGGTATCATGATAGGCTATACCTATCTGATGGCGCCTTCTGAAGCACAGAAACTTGCGCAGCAAAGGGCACAGGATTCAATCATTGCTTTACAGCAAAAAGAAAGTGAAATAGCGAAAGCTGCTGTGGCTAATCAGGATTCACTGGCTGCAGTCGCCAGGGCTGCTGATACGCTTGCTCCTGCAGGTCAGGCTGCTCTCTCAGCATCTGGACTGGGTGAAAAACTGGGCCCTTTTGCAGTTTCAGGAACCGGAGTTCAGCAAAATTACATTGTTGAAACTGACAAGCTGAGGTTGACTTTCGACAGCAAAGGGGGACGTATAAGTAAAGTTGAACTTATCGGGTACAAAACATTCGATGGCAAGCCTTTACTACTCTTTAACCCCGATTCATCAGATTTCAATCTTTCTTTCTTTACCGATGTACGCCCTGTAAATACTACCAATCTTTATTTTACTCCAGCCTGGACTGATAAGCGTTTTGAAGGGCAAACGGAGATGAAAATTACAGGTGAGGATTCTCTGCAGTTTGCCATGCGGCTTTATGCAGGAATATCCGATTCGGTGAAACTTCCGGGTTCTTATATTGAGTTTCTCTATACCATCAATGCCAGCAAGTATATGCTTGGCTATAGTGTGAACTTTGTTGGCATGGAAAATATAATAGCTCCTAACACCAAAGAGATGAATATCTCGTGGATGACCAGGCAGCTGAGACAGGAGAAGAGTCTTAAGAATGAAAAGATCAATTCTTCAATTTATTACAGGCATTCCGACGGTGAAGTTGATTATTTGAGTGAAACCAAAGACGACAGCAAGAATGTAAATACCCGGTTGAAATGGGTGTCATTTAAGCAGCAATTCTTTTCATCAACCCTAATTGCTGAAGATGTGTTTTTGAATGCAGATATGAAAAAAACCGGAGAACAGGCCAAAGAAACCGGTTATCTGCAATTGATGGAAACTACTCTTGCTTTGCCGTTTAACCCGGCAATGGACAAGCAGTTAAACATGTCATTTTATTTTGGACCGAATAAGTACAATATTCTTCGTAAATATAAATTAGATCTCGAACGTCAGATTCCACTGGGTTGGAGTTTTTTCCTGATGCAGTGGATAAATCGTTTTGCTGTTATTCCTGTATTTAATTTTCTTGAAGGATTTAATTTGAACTATGGAATTATCATCCTGGTTCTGACAATATTACTCAAGATAGTTTTACTTCCGATTGCATACAAAACCTATCTTTCTTCTGCCAAAATGCGTTTGCTGAAGCCCGAAATTGATGAAATTTCAGCCAAATTCCCGAAGAAGGATGATGCCATGAAAAAACAGCAGGCTACAATGGCACTTTATAAAAAGGCCGGTGTAAATCCGATGGCCGGTTGTGTTCCTATGCTGTTGCAATTCCCGATACTGTTGGCAATGTTCAGGTTTTTCCCTGCTTCCATAGAACTTCGTCAGGAGTCATTTTTATGGGCTACTGACCTTTCAAGTTATGATTCTGTACTCGATTTGCCGTTCAATATTCCTTTTTACGGCGACCATGTGAGTTTATTTACGCTGCTTATGACCATATCAACCATTATTTATACCAAAATAAACAATGATATGATGTCAACCGGAAATCAGATGCCCGGAATGAAAACCATGATGTATCTGATGCCGATTATGTTCCTGGGCTTTTTTAACGATTATTCTTCAGGCTTGAGTTATTATTATCTTTTGGCCAACCTGATGACCTTTGCACAAATGTTTTTAATCAGAAGATTTGTAAATGAAGATAAGCTTCATGCTCAACTTCAGGAAAACAAAAAGAAACCCGTGAAAAAGTCAAATTTCCAGAAAAGACTGGAAGAAATGGCTAAGAATCAAGGTCGTAAATAG
- the rpsA gene encoding 30S ribosomal protein S1, giving the protein MINDEQNVNEELTNAEGVSEEPTNEVQETAKAEVVNNPVVEAPVAEEAAVIEDDDEPTVEKLKATLITQVSLENFDWDAIGKKHENYTADERTKLETLYDKTLSSIVEHEVIDGTVVAMNSREVVVNIGFKSDGVIPQSELRYNPNLKLGDKIEVYVESQEDMGGQLLLSHKKARILRSWERVNQAFEKEEIINGYVKCRTKGGLIVDVFGIEAFLPGSQIDVKPIRDYDVYVDKVMEFKVVKINQEYKNVVVSHKALIEDELEQQKADIISKLEKGQILEGTVKNITSYGVFIDLGGVDGLVHITDLSWGRINHPEEIVQLDQKIKVVILDFDENKKRIALGLKQLTPHPWDSLSETVKIGDQVKGRVVVIADYGAFIEIAPGVEGLIHVSEMSWSQHLRTAQDFLKVGDEVEAVILTLDREERKMSLGIKQLIPDPWTNIRDKYPLNSKHVATVRNFTNFGIFVELEEGVDGLIHISDLSWSKKIKHPAEFTKIGERIDVVVLDVDVENRRLSLGHKQLEENPWDVFESVFAVGSVHKGTITNASDKGMVVALPYGVEGFAPLRHVVKEDNTQAKVDESLDFKVIEFSKDNKKIILSHSRIFQDVASTERAKESTAKESAENSTKRAVKKLKDNLERTTLGDLEALANLKSDMEESEKAEKAAKDKKAE; this is encoded by the coding sequence ATGATAAACGACGAACAAAACGTCAACGAAGAATTGACCAATGCAGAGGGTGTTTCAGAAGAGCCCACCAATGAGGTTCAGGAAACTGCTAAAGCTGAGGTTGTTAACAACCCGGTAGTTGAAGCCCCTGTTGCTGAAGAAGCTGCAGTTATTGAAGATGATGATGAGCCCACCGTTGAAAAACTGAAAGCTACATTAATCACCCAGGTCTCACTCGAGAATTTTGACTGGGATGCCATCGGAAAAAAGCATGAAAACTATACAGCTGATGAGCGCACTAAACTTGAAACCCTTTACGACAAAACTTTAAGTTCAATTGTTGAGCACGAAGTGATTGATGGTACTGTTGTAGCCATGAACAGCCGTGAAGTTGTTGTTAACATTGGTTTTAAATCAGATGGTGTTATTCCTCAGTCAGAACTAAGATACAACCCTAATCTGAAACTTGGCGACAAGATTGAAGTTTATGTTGAAAGTCAGGAAGATATGGGCGGCCAGCTCTTACTTTCTCACAAAAAAGCACGTATCCTCCGTTCATGGGAGCGCGTAAATCAGGCTTTCGAAAAAGAAGAAATTATCAATGGTTATGTTAAATGCCGTACAAAAGGTGGTTTGATCGTTGATGTATTTGGTATTGAAGCATTCTTGCCAGGTTCACAAATTGACGTTAAACCTATCCGTGATTACGACGTTTACGTTGATAAAGTAATGGAATTCAAAGTTGTGAAAATCAATCAGGAATACAAAAACGTGGTTGTTTCTCACAAAGCCCTTATTGAAGATGAACTTGAGCAGCAAAAAGCTGATATCATCAGCAAGCTGGAAAAAGGTCAGATTCTTGAAGGTACCGTTAAAAATATCACCTCATACGGTGTATTTATCGACCTTGGTGGTGTTGACGGTCTCGTTCACATTACCGACCTTTCATGGGGACGCATCAATCATCCTGAAGAAATTGTTCAGCTTGATCAGAAAATCAAGGTGGTTATTCTTGATTTTGATGAAAACAAAAAACGTATTGCCCTCGGACTCAAACAACTTACTCCTCATCCATGGGATTCACTCAGTGAAACCGTTAAAATTGGTGACCAGGTTAAAGGCCGCGTAGTTGTTATTGCTGATTACGGTGCATTTATCGAAATCGCTCCTGGCGTTGAAGGTTTAATCCACGTTTCTGAAATGTCATGGTCACAGCATCTGCGCACTGCTCAGGACTTCCTGAAAGTTGGTGACGAGGTTGAAGCTGTTATCTTAACGCTTGACCGCGAAGAGCGCAAGATGTCTTTAGGTATCAAACAACTGATTCCAGATCCATGGACAAATATCAGGGATAAATATCCGCTCAATTCTAAACATGTAGCTACGGTTCGCAACTTTACCAACTTCGGTATTTTTGTTGAACTCGAAGAAGGCGTTGATGGCTTGATCCACATTTCTGACCTGAGCTGGTCTAAAAAAATCAAACATCCTGCAGAATTTACCAAAATTGGTGAAAGAATTGATGTAGTGGTTCTTGATGTTGATGTTGAAAACCGTCGTTTAAGCCTGGGTCATAAACAGCTTGAAGAAAACCCATGGGATGTATTTGAGTCAGTATTTGCTGTTGGTTCAGTACACAAAGGAACCATTACCAACGCCAGTGATAAAGGTATGGTAGTTGCTCTGCCTTATGGTGTTGAAGGTTTTGCTCCACTTCGCCATGTTGTGAAGGAAGATAACACACAGGCTAAAGTTGACGAATCACTTGACTTTAAAGTTATCGAATTCTCAAAGGATAACAAGAAAATCATTCTTTCACACAGCCGTATTTTCCAGGATGTAGCTTCAACTGAGCGCGCCAAAGAGTCTACTGCGAAAGAAAGTGCTGAAAATTCAACCAAACGTGCAGTGAAGAAACTCAAAGATAATCTTGAGAGAACCACTCTTGGTGACCTTGAAGCTCTTGCTAACCTGAAATCAGATATGGAAGAATCAGAAAAAGCTGAAAAAGCTGCAAAAGATAAAAAAGCTGAATAA
- a CDS encoding ribonuclease Z, with amino-acid sequence MKDFSVTFLGISAAIPAKNRNLSAQVVHYAGNVFLIDCGEGTQMQLKHYKIKTGKINHIFISHLHGDHFYGLIGLISTFHLMGRSAGLHIYGPEPLESVIRLQLDVSKTELRYPLFFHTVDPDRQSVVYEDHFMEVRSLPMIHRIPCTGFYFIEKPLNRRINLSAAAYHDVPVKAFESIKLGKDFVKDDGTVIANSVLTHEPAPARSYALCADTLYHESVAQLIKGCDLMFHEATFMKDMENVAAEKMHSTAEQAAKIAVAAEAGQLVLGHFSARYENLLPLLEEATAVFSNSFLAEEGHTVMIKSGVKNS; translated from the coding sequence ATGAAAGATTTTTCTGTTACTTTTCTTGGAATTAGTGCTGCTATACCTGCTAAAAATCGTAACCTGAGCGCACAGGTTGTCCATTATGCCGGAAATGTGTTCCTGATTGATTGTGGTGAAGGAACTCAGATGCAGTTAAAGCACTACAAGATTAAGACCGGGAAAATTAACCATATTTTTATCAGCCATTTGCATGGCGATCATTTTTATGGTCTTATTGGCCTGATTTCAACTTTCCATTTGATGGGCCGTTCTGCCGGCCTGCATATTTATGGGCCTGAACCTCTTGAATCTGTTATCAGGCTGCAGTTGGATGTGTCAAAAACCGAACTGCGTTACCCGCTTTTTTTTCATACAGTTGATCCTGACAGGCAGAGTGTTGTTTATGAAGATCATTTCATGGAAGTAAGGAGTTTGCCAATGATTCACCGGATTCCATGCACCGGATTTTATTTTATTGAAAAGCCACTGAACAGACGCATCAATCTGTCGGCTGCTGCGTATCACGATGTTCCCGTTAAGGCTTTTGAAAGTATAAAGCTTGGAAAAGATTTTGTGAAAGATGACGGAACTGTGATAGCCAACAGCGTTCTTACACATGAGCCAGCGCCTGCGCGTTCTTATGCTTTATGCGCAGATACACTCTATCATGAGTCAGTTGCTCAATTGATTAAAGGGTGTGATTTGATGTTTCATGAAGCCACATTTATGAAGGATATGGAAAATGTTGCCGCTGAAAAGATGCATTCAACTGCAGAACAGGCAGCTAAAATTGCAGTGGCAGCTGAAGCAGGACAATTGGTTTTAGGCCATTTTTCGGCACGTTATGAAAACCTGCTGCCATTGCTCGAAGAAGCCACTGCTGTTTTTTCAAACAGTTTTCTGGCTGAAGAAGGGCATACAGTGATGATAAAATCAGGAGTAAAGAATTCCTGA